The DNA sequence TAAAGGCACCGGAGCTGAAACTTGAACATGTGAGCAATTTTGGTGGGTTCAGATATTTCACACTGTTGACAGTTGCATCTTTAAATAAATTCTTAGTTATTAGTTAAGCAAGCTTGTCAACTGATGCTCCTGTCTTCCTAACCTAAGAATACGATATAACACGACCATGAACCATCTCCCTCAAAATGGCCACTGTATGGACACGGTCATCACAAAGTCCTTACTAGGTCTAACCTTGACATACATTATTGACTTGTTTTCTAACAgtctaaaattttcaaattcaCTGGTTATTCAACTGATATAAAGGTTCTTGGTTTACAGGCGGATCAAAAGGTACAATCCCCATTCTTCTTTGCTAGTTCCAAAGGCACCTCAAGGCTTAAGGCTTAAGGTTGCAAGAAGAAGTATTAGGATCAGATGGAGTGAAACCAAAAGGAACCTTAAGGCTTAAGGGGGCAAATAGATGTGTAATATTTGACAAAAGTTTTGGTTCTTGTTGTTTGGTGATGCTGGTCGATCCTTGGACCTAGTTGTCTTCACAAATAAGGCAAAGGTCACCAGGCCAAGAAGGGACCAGCAATATTTGACAGAAGTTTGGAGCTTTCAATTCTTACATTTATTGTTCTTTGTCTATGTATGTTCAACTTACCAGAGAGAGCTAAATTGCATATTCTTCTCTCCCTTTCACCATTACTATACATTCAAATTAAATATATTCAAAGTAACGAAAGGCCAAATTAGTTACGTATGACTTCAAACCACTAGAACACTTCATAAAGCCACGTTCGCCAATTTATTGAGAAAATACCAAATTTCAGTTCCTCCAAAATCCCAATATCTATAATTTACTCCACACAAAAGGAAAAGCCTAAAGTCACCACAGAAATTGTTATTCGGTGGGCATCCCATATATTGATTATTTGGTGTCTAAATAATGATTGACTTCCACCACAAATAATGTCAAGATATTATCTTGACTAATTTTTCCGACAGATTTGTTGTTGTTACTTGTTCGTTTTCTTATCCTAGTCGACACCCTCAGCTCAAACTTGCTTCTTTCTCATTCATGGCATATGCAGTCTATGGATGCAACTAGCATTCCTCAATAATATTGCAATCTGAACATGAATTTTTGTGTTCTTATTGACTGTGTTTGAGGGAGACTTATGTGTCCGGGCCTGGATGGGCTACCACTCTATTTCAACTTTAGACAGAGGAAAAGTACCACTCCTTTTCAACTATTTACAAGGGGAATGCTAAATCACTCTTTTATTATGATGGTGACAATTAGCAAAAGTATATTCCAACTGAATACATTCCCAAGGAAGCTGAAACATGCATGGGTATCGATTCATTTTAGCCTAGATATTATTCCACTGACACTACTTTTAAATTCTGCAGAACCTTAAATAGTAACAATGAAGAACATGGTTTTGTCTTCAACCCTTAGTTTTTGATAGACCTATGTTATTCTTCGAGTTTCGGGGTTGAGGAGGAATCGGTGGAAGTAAATCTTAGGTATCAGATGGCATGGAGCAGATCATCAAATTGGTGGAGGCTAAGGTTGATAGCAAAGGTAGggatttgttttcttgttttagtGGCATCTGTTTCAGCAACTGAAAGTTTGGAGCAACAAGATTCTTCTAGTCAGAATCATGGGAAAGAGGTTGAATCTAATTACTTAGTCAGCGTGTCAAAATCGCATACCGGTGGAGTCCTTGGCTATAAGCATGTCTGGCCTGTAAGTCCAATTTCACATCATCTTTGTTGAATATATGTTGTCTTGAAGTAATTTAAATTTGATAGTGCGTGTGGACTTGAAATGTGTTTGATAAGCAAATGCTGTCCAAGAATGATAAACCATGttaaactttttcccttttcagTTTCCAtcgcttttgttttcttttactcTCCTCTCTTATACAGTTTAACAAAAAAGAACCATATGCTTTCTGGTCAGATTTTAGTAACAATTAAAATTGGTCACAGGAAATAAGATTTGGCTGGAAAATTGTGGTTGGTACAGTAATTGGATTCCTTGGAGCAGCATTTGGAAGTGTGGGAGGTGTTGGAGGGGGTGGCATTTTTGTTCCAATGCTCACTCTCATGATTGGCTTTGATCAGAAATCAGCAACTGCAATTTCAAAATGTAAGTATTGTTTACTTATTGTATGTTGCTGCATATAAccttttttctaattttttgatACAGTGAACTGCATGGAACTTTATAGGGTCTGTTAACAAATCCAATATATTTCTGGACAGAATTAATATATTTAACCTAATGTATCACAGCATCAGTCAATAATTTTTCTGTTGTTcgatcttttttatttttcaatttttttttccttttccatttgaaCACCCAAATACAATTCTACATGTTTATGTTTGGATGCTTTTCTAGGCATGATCACTGGCGGAGCAGCTGCCACTGTGTTATACAATCTAAGGATGAGGCATCCAACACTTGAGTTGCCAATTATTGACTATGATCTTGCAGTTCTATTCCAACCAATGTTAGTTTTGGGAATCAGTATTGGAGTTTCCCTGAATGTTGTTCTTTCTGATTGGATGATCACCATCTTACTAATTATTATTCTCTTAGGTAACACTACTTTTCTCTTGTCTAAAGTTCGGCAATCTTCCACATTCACACTTGGACAACTTCCTTCTGTTTATCTTTAGGTACATCAACTAGATCCTTCTTCAAAGGTGTTGAGACATGgaagaaagaaactaaaacCAAAAAGGTGATCTTCCCATAGATAGCTCATTTGTCTTCTACACTTCTCAAATCCATCTAATGCTGAGAATATTCATTGCTCTTAGAATTTACTGGACGCTTCCAAAAGCTTGGAATCAAAAGGTGAGGTCGATTCTTCACTTTCTGGTAAATCTCTGTCATCTATTCTAACTCAGATAGATATCTTAGGGGTTTAGGGTATAGGATTTGGGGTGGGGTTATTTCTTCACTTCCTAGATATCTTTGGCTAATATGCTGTTTAAATTAGGTGTTAGCATCAGAGACGTTGAAGAGAAAAATACTGCTAGTGGTACAACCAATGAGCCAACAGAAACCAAGCAAGCTAAGAGAAGAGAGGTCACTATTCTAAAGCTTATACTTTTGTATGAAAGATTAGGGATTGACTTCTATGACCCTCCCAACAGGTTTCTATTCTTGAAAATGTTGGCTGGAGGCAACTTGGAATTATTGCTACTGTGTGGGTCATAATTCTTGGATTGCAAATTGCTAAGGTCTTTTTTACAGAACTAGTACTTCTGTGGTTGATTTTCCTTAAAAGCTTTTAATTTGAAATTTCCCTTCACTTTTATGCTCTAAAAAATCAAATTGATAGGAAACTTGCTTGTTGGAACAGAATTATGAGGCAAAATGCTCGGTGGCATACTGGTCACTAGATCTCTTACAGGTAACTCCCATGGCTTCATGTAACAAGAAAACAATCTTCCACCCTTACTAAGAGAACTATTAATATCTTCCTTTCTTGAATCAATCAGATTCCTGTGACTCTTGCAGTAACTTCATATGAGGTAATTAAACTGTCCCAAGGGAAGAGAATACTTGCATCAAAGGGATCAGAAACAGGTGCAAACTGGAGAGTTTACAAGCTTGTTTCTTATTGTGTCTGTGGCATAGCAGCTGGGCTAGCTGGTGGACTGCTTGGTCTTGGTGGAGGCTTTATTATGGGTCCAATGTTTTTGGAAATGGGGATCCCTCCTCAGGTACCTTTTTCAATATTCAGAAGTGATGAGAAACAGGATTCAATTAATTACACTACTATACTATCTGCATAACTCTGTTGTGTCTACCTATCACTGATTGGTTTTGGTTACAATCCTCAAATTTACACAAAGCAACTTGGTAAGAACTTTTACATATGTAGGTGTCAAGTGCCACAGCCACATTTATCATGACATTCTCTTCATCCATGTCTGTGGTGGAATACTACCTCCTAAACCGATTTCCCATTCCTTATGGTAACTTTCCTAGCCATGCGTTCACGTTTCTGGTAATAAATTGATGATGAATGTTTGCATACAACTTTATGTTTTCAAATTAGTATTGACTTCTTTTGTTCTGATTCTTCTGCAGCTCTCTATTTTGCTGGTGTGGCTACTGTTTCTGCCATCATAGGGCAACATGTAGTAGGAAAAGTAATCAAAGTATTAGGAAGAGCATCTCTGATCATCTTCATTCTATCTTTGACAATATTTGTGAGTGCACTCACATTAGGTATGCATCAATTTTACATATGAggatcacttttttttttttttttacttcttaaCTTCATTTCAAGGCCAAGATATAGATTTTTATTTACAAGCATTTTGTTTCTGAACAGGAGGGGTAGGCATAGCGCACATGGTTACAAAGATTGAGCAGAAGCAGTACTTGTGGTTTGAGCACATGTGCACTCATGTATCCTAATCTTCTAACTAGCTCTTCGCTTAATGAATTCCTTCACACCCCAAGCGTAAAAAATTCTTCCTACACTTGGAATCATATACAAGTTGTGATTTTAGGTGTGAGAAGAATATAATGCATGCTCTAAAAAATCTAAATTCAAGTTCTAGGATTTGACTTTGTCGTAGTGTTCTGTTGGTACTTTGCTCAGAACACCACTGATACTTTTGTATTGTTGATTTCTTCTGAATTTTAGTGAACGCTTCTTTTTTATATAAATGCACGACTTCACTGAGTCACTGCCAGGAACATACACCAGAGCAAAAGCTCCTGAAGTGAACACTTGGTGTCTTGGTATTTCAGATGCTTAAGCTTTTAGTGATATATGAAACAATATTATTCTTCTGTGCTGTAAATAGTGGAGATGAttatccaaaagaaaatggtgaAGATGAAATATCTGAAGACTTAATTAAGATATATGATCATCCCAATCCTAAGAAGTAATTATTATGGAAAGTTTGGGATGTACACTTTTAGCTGTTACATTGTGCATATGACCTTCTAGAGTCTGCACACAACTTTTAGTTTCATAGTCCCATACCTGCTTGTCATCAAATTTATAAAAGAATAATCAAAAGTTAGGATGCCTGCAGATACAGAAGCACAATCGAATGATGATCTGCAATGAACAAATACTAATTAGGTTACAACAGCACATTAAGACATACTCatactatttatttattatttttttatatataaaactGATAAGGGATTAGGCGATTTTAGCTCCTGGGAGGTAGATGATGTAGGgaacaagtcccaccctcaatCCCAAAGGAGAAGGGTCTACCACACTCTGGGATCTCACCAAAGACATACTCATACTTAAAGTTTACCATTTTTAGTGAATAGCACAAGGTTGGATGATTAGGAATGTATGCAATTGCTTGGAATGATTCTGCAGATACGAGCATAACCTCTTTTTTTATACCCATGGGGAATGGGAAGAGTCAATTTCTTGAGGATAATCTTCAAGTCTACATATCTCAACGATTGAAGAGTTATATATCCTTTGTTTGACAGTGTCCTATAGCATCTGCATAGTTAGACCATATAGCAAATTAATATATATGATAGCTGGTtgattcataaatatatatgaaacaaattagttctcttctttttcttctttttttgagttgaaggaTATTAGTTCTTGTTTGGTATGTTTACTTTCTGATAAAGAATTATAGGGGAAGGGAGATGAAAGGGACATGATAAATCTCATGAGAGAGAGGAAGACTACTACATACAATGCTTTTAAATTCAACGAAGAGTATATAATTTTTAATCTTTTCTCATTTTACAACTCCATATTTGGCACGTACGCGTTCtacaaattttttaaaaatttaaactaTGTTGCACACTTAGAGTGGAAAGTTTCAACAAAATCCTTACAAAAATCAGCTAACAGTATAACTGCCCAAGTTCTTACATTTTCATATCTAACATTCAGAGGAAAGCCACCAAAATATGGCATCATTTCCAGTGGCTTCCGACTTCCGATTGAAAGTTGtgcaatatttcaaattttcgATAATTGGTGAGCAAAAATGATAAGAGTAGTTTGTCTTCCCACTAAAAGGACAACCTTTGAAGTTTACAGTAACTTTCTGGTTAAAACAGATGATTATTCCAAGAGTAGAGAGAAAATTGAACTACCATTTCTCATGGAGATAGAACTGGTTGGAAGTTTAATGGGGCACCAAGTTTTATCAAGTTCTAAGGATTTGAGACGCGTCTTTATTTGGCAAATGCCAACTTCCTATTGTTGCTCTGTGTCCAGGTCTAGGACAAATTCCTTTCTCTTCAATGCGCCAACACATTTGAATAAAAGCTTGACATCATCAAGATAAATGCAAACCATCTTATCAGAAAGGAAAAAGATAAACTCAAACCAGTGAAAAATGACAAAGCAAAAACAAAGTCCTCCTCTGTTTTGGGTCTATCGTCTACTTTCCTTCAAGCtcagaaaaatagaaaatgtcACAGAAATAACATTCCCTTCCAAACAAACAGACCCTAAGATTGAGTAAAGTGCTAAGCTGAGCTATCCATTACATAGAAAAAGCACTACAAAGCTGGGCATCTGGGTACTTCTAAACAAACCCAGTTCCTCCAGTTCAGggtaaaaaggaaaaggaaaatttaCATGCTTTGCGGGCTCATTCTATGCCTTCCTCAAGTACTTAATTGTTCATTTCTACCAAACCATGTCTTGACTAAgatcaggaagaagaagaagaaaccccTCTAAAGATAAGGAAACTGAGAGTTTCAAGAGTGAAGTAGATGAAAGTGCCTTTGGAATGTGTGAAGAAGCACCCAAAATTGGAACCCACCACACATTGCCAACCACATCCATATCTCTTATCAAACTCCTGCAAGACATTGATGTCAAAACCACAAATTTAAGTACTTTAAAACATACCCAGAAAGCTAAATTTGAAACTTGGATGACATGAAAGTGAAAGATTGTACCTTTTTAATGTGGGCAGATATGGATCTGCAATCAAAGACATCATAGAGATCCAGAGCTTGAGAAGCAGAAGCCGTGGCTTGAATCTGCATCTTCACTGGCATGTCTGTGTCTTGTATCAAAGCTTTGCCTTCCAAcattctctatctctctctctctctgtgattaTGAAAGAAAAGCCAGTTGGGATTTGCTGAATTATGATTTCGGATTTCCTTCTTATCTCCAAGAAGCAAAGGAAGATTAGTTTTCTGTTTTAGTAGAAGAAGAAATGGCAGGGACAATAGATACAGAAGCCAGGAGGACACAAGGGCTTTTAAATAGGGAGATTCCAAGCTGGCACATAATCCAATTAATAGTGTTTTTTCTCCTCACTTAATGGGcttgttttaacttttaattttttatttgaatttttaatgTGATTCTAGGATGAGTCATGGCCACGTCATTCCTATTTACTGGCTACCTCGTCAcctcttagagcaagtccactggTGGTTTTTTGACTGGGCATAGTCATGAAAAACATGACTATATGACCTTCAGAAGGAATTTGGTAGTTCCACCGGTGGTTTTTTGACTGGGGTGGTTTTTGGCTTTCTTGACTACAGCCAAGAAATAAGTCACAAGGATGACTAAATTCATGACCGATGAAACCCAGAAGCCAGCAAGGAGATGGAGGGATCGTGGCTGACGTCAATAGCTTTTGGGGTGAACAGTGCTGTGAACAGTGAATTTAAAACATTAAATAACAcgaatgaacagtaattttggGTGAACAGTGGAAAGgtgaacagtgttgaccgggcaagaaaaacaacgggtgcaAACCcgtgtccagtggcagtgaatagtaacttgaccggTCGAATTTTTGACttctcgaccttgacatttcttgactacgggtggacttgctcttatcTTACCAAATTAATTTACTATTGCCATTTTCATCATTCCCCATTAGACCCAATTTTCTTGGACATAAAAAGGTACAGACCAATCTGGGAATACTGCATGTCCTCCTGAAAACGAGGCAGTCTAGACTCAGGGACTTGGACTGACCTTCCAAAACGGGGAGGGTGGCCTCTCTCCAAAAGTACAAATAAGAGTGGGTAAAatattggaaattattctatgtacTGATGGTGCAAATGACCAaacacttataaaataatctcaactcttgatatttataattaatatttttattaataacttaagagtgtatttaatataatctaactattCATCTATGTCGGTGCAAGTGCACATaggtgcactgaatcctcccccGTAAAATATTACACAAGTCGATCATGTTTATATGGTTTACTAGTTTAATGTCGAGAATTGGTCACAACTCACGAGAGTTGTTGGACTCATCAATATTCCTAGATCCCGCAGCTTCTCATGAAAATGATGCAGttacttaattatcaattagtATAATTACTGTAGGATCCACTAttgtaaaaattaaaattcattAATCATTTTAGAATGGTCAAATCAATCGAAGTAAAATAGCTTTTTCTCCTTGGCGTTATCCAAAAAGAATGAAGgaattgttgaaggaaaatcagttttATGTGTGCCTATTCAAACTATGAGTAGTAAtatgagagaatgttctagaattcatagtcctactcggattagttttccttgtaacattagaacatgtactttgtaatccctatatatagcgcttctattctcaataatgaaatacaattctctattcaatctctctcaaatcctcttttacttaaacatgaattaaatttttttttttaacagatcGAAAAAGCAGTTATACGGTATCTAGAATCCTCAGAATTGGAAGACAATCAATTTTCCTCTCCGTCGAATATCGAGTTTCAGAGGTTCAATAACATGAAACAATTGGGCTGCTGGATTCTGCGATCCAGTTCACGAGACTAAGATTGAAGTTCTTTCTATAATTATGTACAatctattttcttttggaaaagaCTCCGTGTCCAAGCAGTAAAGCAGATTGCCCTCAACTAGTAGTCCGAGTCCAACTTGTAGTCCTACTTTTTCACCATATATGAAGAGAAGAAACGTTattgagagacagagagagattaAGAATCCACGTCCAATTCACTTGTGTGTCCGATCCCAAAACAGAGGAGATTGATAAGTTGTGTACTCTTTGGTTACATGCAAttgattatatatattgttaGCTTGGCTC is a window from the Rosa chinensis cultivar Old Blush chromosome 2, RchiOBHm-V2, whole genome shotgun sequence genome containing:
- the LOC112188652 gene encoding sulfite exporter TauE/SafE family protein 3 isoform X8, with the protein product MLTLMIGFDQKSATAISKCMITGGAAATVLYNLRMRHPTLELPIIDYDLAVLFQPMLVLGISIGVSLNVVLSDWMITILLIIILLGTSTRSFFKGVETWKKETKTKKNLLDASKSLESKGEVDSSLSGVSIRDVEEKNTASGTTNEPTETKQAKRREVSILENVGWRQLGIIATVWVIILGLQIAKETCLLEQNYEAKCSVAYWSLDLLQIPVTLAVTSYEVIKLSQGKRILASKGSETGANWRVYKLVSYCVCGIAAGLAGGLLGLGGGFIMGPMFLEMGIPPQVSSATATFIMTFSSSMSVVEYYLLNRFPIPYALYFAGVATVSAIIGQHVVGKVIKVLGRASLIIFILSLTIFVSALTLGGVGIAHMVTKIEQKQYLWFEHMCTHVS
- the LOC112188655 gene encoding dynein light chain 1, cytoplasmic, producing the protein MLEGKALIQDTDMPVKMQIQATASASQALDLYDVFDCRSISAHIKKEFDKRYGCGWQCVVGSNFGCFFTHSKGTFIYFTLETLSFLIFRGVSSSSS
- the LOC112188652 gene encoding sulfite exporter TauE/SafE family protein 3 isoform X5, giving the protein MAWSRSSNWWRLRLIAKVGICFLVLVASVSATESLEQQDSSSQNHGKEVESNYLVSVSKSHTGGVLGYKHVWPEIRFGWKIVVGTVIGFLGAAFGSVGGVGGGGIFVPMLTLMIGFDQKSATAISKCMITGGAAATVLYNLRMRHPTLELPIIDYDLAVLFQPMLVLGISIGVSLNVVLSDWMITILLIIILLGTSTRSFFKGVETWKKETKTKKNLLDASKSLESKGVSIRDVEEKNTASGTTNEPTETKQAKRRENYEAKCSVAYWSLDLLQIPVTLAVTSYEVIKLSQGKRILASKGSETGANWRVYKLVSYCVCGIAAGLAGGLLGLGGGFIMGPMFLEMGIPPQVSSATATFIMTFSSSMSVVEYYLLNRFPIPYALYFAGVATVSAIIGQHVVGKVIKVLGRASLIIFILSLTIFVSALTLGGVGIAHMVTKIEQKQYLWFEHMCTHVS
- the LOC112188652 gene encoding sulfite exporter TauE/SafE family protein 3 isoform X3, with protein sequence MAWSRSSNWWRLRLIAKVGICFLVLVASVSATESLEQQDSSSQNHGKEVESNYLVSVSKSHTGGVLGYKHVWPEIRFGWKIVVGTVIGFLGAAFGSVGGVGGGGIFVPMLTLMIGFDQKSATAISKCMITGGAAATVLYNLRMRHPTLELPIIDYDLAVLFQPMLVLGISIGVSLNVVLSDWMITILLIIILLGTSTRSFFKGVETWKKETKTKKNLLDASKSLESKGVSIRDVEEKNTASGTTNEPTETKQAKRREVSILENVGWRQLGIIATVWVIILGLQIAKETCLLEQNYEAKCSVAYWSLDLLQIPVTLAVTSYEVIKLSQGKRILASKGSETGANWRVYKLVSYCVCGIAAGLAGGLLGLGGGFIMGPMFLEMGIPPQVSSATATFIMTFSSSMSVVEYYLLNRFPIPYALYFAGVATVSAIIGQHVVGKVIKVLGRASLIIFILSLTIFVSALTLGGVGIAHMVTKIEQKQYLWFEHMCTHVS
- the LOC112188652 gene encoding sulfite exporter TauE/SafE family protein 3 isoform X4 — translated: MAWSRSSNWWRLRLIAKVGICFLVLVASVSATESLEQQDSSSQNHGKEVESNYLVSVSKSHTGGVLGYKHVWPEIRFGWKIVVGTVIGFLGAAFGSVGGVGGGGIFVPMLTLMIGFDQKSATAISKCMITGGAAATVLYNLRMRHPTLELPIIDYDLAVLFQPMLVLGISIGVSLNVVLSDWMITILLIIILLGTSTRSFFKGVETWKKETKTKKNLLDASKSLESKGEVDSSLSGVSIRDVEEKNTASGTTNEPTETKQAKRRENYEAKCSVAYWSLDLLQIPVTLAVTSYEVIKLSQGKRILASKGSETGANWRVYKLVSYCVCGIAAGLAGGLLGLGGGFIMGPMFLEMGIPPQVSSATATFIMTFSSSMSVVEYYLLNRFPIPYALYFAGVATVSAIIGQHVVGKVIKVLGRASLIIFILSLTIFVSALTLGGVGIAHMVTKIEQKQYLWFEHMCTHVS
- the LOC112188652 gene encoding sulfite exporter TauE/SafE family protein 3 isoform X1; this encodes MAWSRSSNWWRLRLIAKVGICFLVLVASVSATESLEQQDSSSQNHGKEVESNYLVSVSKSHTGGVLGYKHVWPEIRFGWKIVVGTVIGFLGAAFGSVGGVGGGGIFVPMLTLMIGFDQKSATAISKCMITGGAAATVLYNLRMRHPTLELPIIDYDLAVLFQPMLVLGISIGVSLNVVLSDWMITILLIIILLGTSTRSFFKGVETWKKETKTKKNLLDASKSLESKGEVDSSLSGVSIRDVEEKNTASGTTNEPTETKQAKRREVSILENVGWRQLGIIATVWVIILGLQIAKETCLLEQNYEAKCSVAYWSLDLLQIPVTLAVTSYEVIKLSQGKRILASKGSETGANWRVYKLVSYCVCGIAAGLAGGLLGLGGGFIMGPMFLEMGIPPQVSSATATFIMTFSSSMSVVEYYLLNRFPIPYALYFAGVATVSAIIGQHVVGKVIKVLGRASLIIFILSLTIFVSALTLGGVGIAHMVTKIEQKQYLWFEHMCTHVS
- the LOC112188652 gene encoding sulfite exporter TauE/SafE family protein 3 isoform X6, with translation MAWSRSSNWWRLRLIAKVGICFLVLVASVSATESLEQQDSSSQNHGKEVESNYLVSVSKSHTGGVLGYKHVWPEIRFGWKIVVGTVIGFLGAAFGSVGGVGGGGIFVPMLTLMIGFDQKSATAISKCTSTRSFFKGVETWKKETKTKKNLLDASKSLESKGEVDSSLSGVSIRDVEEKNTASGTTNEPTETKQAKRREVSILENVGWRQLGIIATVWVIILGLQIAKETCLLEQNYEAKCSVAYWSLDLLQIPVTLAVTSYEVIKLSQGKRILASKGSETGANWRVYKLVSYCVCGIAAGLAGGLLGLGGGFIMGPMFLEMGIPPQVSSATATFIMTFSSSMSVVEYYLLNRFPIPYALYFAGVATVSAIIGQHVVGKVIKVLGRASLIIFILSLTIFVSALTLGGVGIAHMVTKIEQKQYLWFEHMCTHVS
- the LOC112188652 gene encoding sulfite exporter TauE/SafE family protein 3 isoform X7, with product MAWSRSSNWWRLRLIAKVGICFLVLVASVSATESLEQQDSSSQNHGKEVESNYLVSVSKSHTGGVLGYKHVWPEIRFGWKIVVGTVIGFLGAAFGSVGGVGGGGIFVPMLTLMIGFDQKSATAISKCTSTRSFFKGVETWKKETKTKKNLLDASKSLESKGVSIRDVEEKNTASGTTNEPTETKQAKRREVSILENVGWRQLGIIATVWVIILGLQIAKETCLLEQNYEAKCSVAYWSLDLLQIPVTLAVTSYEVIKLSQGKRILASKGSETGANWRVYKLVSYCVCGIAAGLAGGLLGLGGGFIMGPMFLEMGIPPQVSSATATFIMTFSSSMSVVEYYLLNRFPIPYALYFAGVATVSAIIGQHVVGKVIKVLGRASLIIFILSLTIFVSALTLGGVGIAHMVTKIEQKQYLWFEHMCTHVS
- the LOC112188652 gene encoding sulfite exporter TauE/SafE family protein 3 isoform X2 is translated as MAWSRSSNWWRLRLIAKVGICFLVLVASVSATESLEQQDSSSQNHGKEVESNYLVSVSKSHTGGVLGYKHVWPEIRFGWKIVVGTVIGFLGAAFGSVGGVGGGGIFVPMLTLMIGFDQKSATAISKCMITGGAAATVLYNLRMRHPTLELPIIDYDLAVLFQPMLVLGISIGVSLNVVLSDWMITILLIIILLGTSTRSFFKGVETWKKETKTKKNLLDASKSLESKGEVDSSLSGVSIRDVEEKNTASGTTNEPTETKQAKRREVSILENVGWRQLGIIATVWVIILGLQIAKNYEAKCSVAYWSLDLLQIPVTLAVTSYEVIKLSQGKRILASKGSETGANWRVYKLVSYCVCGIAAGLAGGLLGLGGGFIMGPMFLEMGIPPQVSSATATFIMTFSSSMSVVEYYLLNRFPIPYALYFAGVATVSAIIGQHVVGKVIKVLGRASLIIFILSLTIFVSALTLGGVGIAHMVTKIEQKQYLWFEHMCTHVS